The following DNA comes from Synechococcus sp. CC9616.
TTCCCAGGTTTTTTTCTGAACTTCCATAATTCATTGCAGTGTCAATATATTTAATTCCGTAGTTTTCACATAGATTGATTATTTTACGCATTTCTCCAATTCTTGTCCTACCTTTTTTGTTTGTAATTCCATATTTCATTCCGAATTGTGCTGTGCCTATGCAAAATTTTGTTTTCATACAGGCTTAAACTTGTCGTCTACATTGTTAGTTATTAATCGCCTTATTTCGGAGATTGTCAGGAAGTCTGGATTTTCACCGGAATTATATTTAAAGCCTTTGACCACCTTCTTTAGCTCTAGCCCACTTTCTATGTATTTCTTTTCGACACTTCCATCTGCGGGCATTATAACATATTTATTACCAAAGTCATACGTACTTTCACTATCTGCTTCTGTGATCATCTCTTCATGGATCTTTTCTCCTGGCCTTATACCTATTATATTTTTCTTACAGCTCGGACCAATCGCCTCGGCAACATCCATGACTTTGTAACTTGGGATCTTTGGCACGTATATTTCCCCACCTTTATTTTCCTCCAATGTCTTTATAACCATTTGCACCCCTTCTTGTAATGTTATGTTGAACCTTGTCATGTCTTGATGTGTAATTGGCAATACTCCCTCCTTCGCTTTATTAATAAAAAATGGTATGACGGAACCGCGTGATCCCATAACATTTCCATATCTTACGACCGAGAATCTTAAATCTCGAAATCCCACCATGTTGTTTGCAGCAACAAATAACTTGTCTGAACATAGTTTACTTGCTCCATATAGATTTATCGGCGCTGCTGCTTTATCTGTACTCAAAGCTATTACATTCTTTACTTTGCTTTGGAGGCATGCTTTTATGAGATTATCTGCACCGATTACATTCGTTTTTATAAATTCCATTGGATTATATTCTGCTGCTGGCACCTGCTTTAGTGCTGCTGCATGTACAACAACATCTATTCGCTCTAATGCCAATAACAACCTTTCGTGATCTCTCATATCTCCCAAGAAGAATCTAATTTGAGGAAACTTATCTTGTGTGTATGTTTGCTGCATTTCCCACTGTTTTAGTTCGTCTCTGCTGTACACAACAAGCCTTTCTACACCAAAGTCTGAACCTAAAATTTGTTTTATAAAGGCCTTTCCAAAACTTCCCGTACCCCCGGTTAGCAAAATTCTCATCAAGCTTTATTTGCTCTTTTGATCCTAACATGTTGCCAATTTCCATTTTTTTCCCATCTTTTTGCTTGTTATGCTTCTGCTAACCTTTAAGTCTATAATTTTCGTTCATGAAGCTCTTACTTAGTCCGCGCAAGCCTGCCCTTTCGAAGCGATCGCTCCCTTTGTGCACCTTTCGCACCAGTAAAAACTATTTGTGGTGTTTAATCCGTGACCGGCTATTGGAATATTCCTTCAGCTCTACCCCCAATATCCTAGATGCTGCATGTCATGCATCATTAACTCGTACTATGTTTCCTC
Coding sequences within:
- the pseB gene encoding UDP-N-acetylglucosamine 4,6-dehydratase (inverting), which produces MRILLTGGTGSFGKAFIKQILGSDFGVERLVVYSRDELKQWEMQQTYTQDKFPQIRFFLGDMRDHERLLLALERIDVVVHAAALKQVPAAEYNPMEFIKTNVIGADNLIKACLQSKVKNVIALSTDKAAAPINLYGASKLCSDKLFVAANNMVGFRDLRFSVVRYGNVMGSRGSVIPFFINKAKEGVLPITHQDMTRFNITLQEGVQMVIKTLEENKGGEIYVPKIPSYKVMDVAEAIGPSCKKNIIGIRPGEKIHEEMITEADSESTYDFGNKYVIMPADGSVEKKYIESGLELKKVVKGFKYNSGENPDFLTISEIRRLITNNVDDKFKPV